In Novosphingobium sp. MMS21-SN21R, a single genomic region encodes these proteins:
- a CDS encoding MlaD family protein, which produces MEPDAGVQIRVGIIVCLVALGLVLALTFLPDPFFRNREYVTLLDDVAGVQPGTTINFRGARVGEVRSVELDPATRQFLVVLSVSKRWRPTACSQVAVSAANPLTAPTMAVEALEGDAVRSAKACLTERLATGCEPLDPPASFGNAALTGCRRSPDLVQTATRAIEQASLAARTASTLVMSLQAEVSGGGGKGKVGAMMDDATQTAAALNSLATELDRSFRPGKGDVAVTLTNLRQFSGRAAGIDINGVNATVSEARKLVAENQASVAALLRESASTAGQARATLEAASASLVAASVNLERASANIDRVSEQVATDPSSILRGRDLRDPPEPQP; this is translated from the coding sequence GTGGAACCAGACGCCGGCGTGCAGATCAGGGTTGGTATCATCGTGTGCCTCGTCGCACTGGGGCTGGTGCTTGCGCTTACATTTCTGCCGGACCCGTTCTTTCGCAACCGCGAGTATGTGACGTTGCTCGACGATGTTGCCGGGGTTCAGCCCGGAACTACCATAAACTTCCGTGGCGCGCGCGTCGGTGAAGTCCGCTCGGTCGAACTCGATCCTGCCACTCGCCAGTTCCTTGTCGTCCTGAGCGTCTCGAAACGTTGGCGCCCCACCGCCTGTTCACAGGTGGCCGTAAGTGCTGCCAATCCGCTTACTGCGCCGACCATGGCCGTTGAAGCGCTAGAAGGCGATGCGGTCCGCTCGGCAAAGGCGTGTCTGACCGAGCGTCTTGCGACGGGCTGCGAACCACTGGACCCGCCCGCAAGCTTCGGCAACGCCGCGCTGACCGGGTGTCGTCGCTCGCCGGATCTGGTCCAGACGGCTACGCGGGCCATCGAACAGGCATCGCTCGCCGCGCGAACGGCCAGCACGCTGGTGATGAGCCTGCAGGCCGAGGTTTCCGGCGGTGGCGGCAAGGGCAAGGTCGGCGCAATGATGGACGATGCGACGCAAACGGCGGCGGCACTCAATTCGCTCGCTACAGAGCTCGATCGCAGTTTCCGCCCCGGAAAAGGTGATGTTGCCGTCACGCTGACCAATCTCCGCCAGTTTTCGGGCCGGGCCGCAGGAATCGATATCAACGGCGTGAACGCGACTGTTTCCGAGGCACGCAAGCTGGTGGCAGAAAATCAGGCGAGCGTGGCGGCGCTGCTGCGGGAAAGCGCAAGCACGGCAGGGCAGGCCCGCGCGACGCTGGAGGCGGCATCGGCCTCGCTCGTTGCCGCCAGTGTCAATCTTGAGCGTGCGTCTGCCAATATTGACCGGGTATCGGAACAGGTCGCAACCGATCCCAGCTCTATTCTGCGCGGCCGTGACTTGCGCGATCCACCGGAGCCGCAGCCATGA
- a CDS encoding ABC-type transport auxiliary lipoprotein family protein yields MTYDGSRFAAAGLPALALLLSSCALTKGPDEQVVLRLIPPRVDLAPTAAQGEVKLVPPRAQGVISQLRYVYALGDGGAMQQARTLVWDRPPPEYLERAMAAALQAAGLHVAGSSAPAKPGLRLSPTLLQFEERSGPATHAAVAFDVEVAREGKPVIVRRYCGRAPIRSAKPDVRAAAFGEALDVAVKAFIQDVPGTAMADRTVDCASSLPSSSR; encoded by the coding sequence ATGACCTATGACGGTTCCCGCTTTGCCGCAGCAGGATTGCCAGCGCTGGCGCTGCTGCTTTCGTCCTGCGCTTTGACAAAGGGGCCGGACGAACAGGTGGTGCTTCGCCTGATTCCCCCGCGCGTCGACTTGGCTCCCACTGCGGCCCAAGGCGAGGTAAAACTTGTCCCGCCGCGCGCGCAGGGCGTGATTTCACAGCTGCGATACGTGTATGCCCTCGGTGATGGCGGCGCTATGCAACAGGCGCGGACGCTCGTCTGGGACCGACCTCCTCCAGAGTATCTCGAACGGGCAATGGCTGCCGCGCTGCAGGCGGCAGGGCTGCACGTGGCGGGATCGTCCGCACCGGCCAAGCCAGGTTTGCGTCTCTCGCCAACGCTGTTGCAGTTCGAGGAACGGAGTGGTCCAGCCACGCATGCGGCAGTGGCATTCGACGTCGAGGTCGCGCGTGAGGGCAAGCCCGTCATTGTGAGGCGCTACTGCGGGCGCGCGCCGATCCGCTCGGCAAAACCTGACGTGCGCGCGGCCGCCTTTGGCGAGGCTCTGGATGTCGCGGTGAAGGCGTTTATTCAGGATGTGCCGGGCACGGCAATGGCTGACCGCACGGTAGACTGTGCGAGCAGCCTGCCTTCTTCAAGCCGATAG
- a CDS encoding ATP-binding cassette domain-containing protein, which produces MTPVLDLNAVSLITSGQRLLDNVNLRIGRAERVAVVGASGVGKSMLMRVALGLCEPLSGRTELFGEDLADCDLEARRRLRRQCGVSFQGGSLIRGLTVDENLWLALTSPAAARPRLRRKLDRIGFEFGIDHLFATPVDTLSQGQARMVELARAFVHDPEFVMLDGPLEEMPSRSEFLEKQLQRHTVIRPRAMLLITQNEDVAFRVCERVYRLEEGRLLAQSTVRSAIAVPGTS; this is translated from the coding sequence GTGACCCCGGTGCTCGATCTGAACGCGGTCAGCCTGATCACATCGGGACAGCGCCTGCTCGACAATGTGAACCTGCGGATCGGGAGGGCCGAACGCGTGGCGGTCGTGGGCGCGAGCGGTGTGGGCAAGTCCATGCTCATGCGTGTTGCGCTCGGGCTGTGCGAGCCCTTGAGCGGGCGTACCGAGTTGTTCGGTGAAGATCTCGCCGATTGTGATCTTGAAGCGCGCCGCCGCCTGCGCCGCCAATGCGGGGTCAGCTTTCAGGGGGGCTCGCTTATCCGAGGGCTGACGGTCGACGAAAATCTCTGGTTGGCCCTGACTTCACCTGCTGCGGCCAGGCCCAGGCTGCGGCGCAAGCTTGACCGCATCGGCTTCGAATTCGGTATCGATCACCTCTTCGCCACCCCTGTCGATACGCTCTCGCAAGGACAGGCGCGGATGGTCGAACTGGCGCGCGCCTTCGTTCACGATCCCGAATTCGTCATGCTGGATGGTCCGCTGGAGGAGATGCCATCACGGTCCGAATTTCTGGAGAAGCAATTGCAACGGCACACTGTCATCCGGCCACGGGCGATGCTGTTGATCACGCAAAACGAAGACGTCGCTTTTCGCGTCTGCGAGCGCGTCTATCGGCTTGAAGAAGGCAGGCTGCTCGCACAGTCTACCGTGCGGTCAGCCATTGCCGTGCCCGGCACATCCTGA
- a CDS encoding ABC transporter permease: MATVIQPVRFVGSACWLVWRAARGITVRFWQGDPLVYRATAAAIARSVWQQLPMIAAISALIGALTGILAGQVLNVYRAEILVLATMTEALFRQIVPLVIGIFASGSTAVDLASRISAMRLANEIEALESMGNDSAAFVLGPALAGVILAGPPHLVIGAVVSLFTAGMTVVATANIGWHDLYTLTLTDRSGLALLAGLGKVMVYSLIALAVGAAIGSRPVRVPADIGARSGEAFRTGLLAILAAATLWEAFA, translated from the coding sequence ATGGCTACAGTGATCCAACCGGTGCGATTTGTCGGCTCGGCCTGCTGGCTTGTCTGGCGCGCGGCGCGCGGCATCACGGTCCGCTTCTGGCAGGGCGATCCGCTCGTCTATCGCGCAACCGCCGCGGCCATTGCGCGATCCGTGTGGCAGCAATTGCCGATGATTGCGGCCATCTCTGCACTGATCGGAGCGTTAACGGGAATCCTCGCCGGGCAGGTTCTCAACGTCTACCGCGCCGAGATTCTGGTCCTTGCAACGATGACCGAAGCACTTTTTCGCCAAATCGTGCCACTTGTCATCGGGATCTTTGCCTCTGGCAGCACCGCGGTCGATCTTGCCTCGCGGATAAGCGCAATGCGCCTTGCCAATGAGATTGAGGCGCTGGAAAGCATGGGCAATGATTCCGCCGCTTTCGTGCTTGGGCCAGCGCTGGCCGGGGTCATCCTCGCCGGCCCACCGCACCTCGTTATCGGCGCGGTTGTGTCGCTCTTTACTGCCGGCATGACCGTCGTTGCGACGGCAAACATCGGCTGGCACGATCTCTACACCCTGACGCTCACGGACCGCAGCGGACTCGCGCTCCTTGCAGGCCTTGGCAAGGTGATGGTCTATTCCCTGATCGCACTTGCCGTGGGGGCGGCCATCGGGTCGCGACCTGTCCGCGTGCCCGCTGACATCGGCGCAAGGTCTGGTGAGGCATTCCGGACAGGGCTGCTCGCAATCCTGGCCGCCGCAACTCTGTGGGAGGCTTTTGCGTGA
- a CDS encoding RyR domain-containing protein, whose protein sequence is MRASLPWRIAALAGAVVLGAAGLGTAQPGMTTASLTTQSLGLSIGMLRDDLAWRELPLALDIARLAAPLALIWLVAGLVRHTFGNPFTLARMRARGEHLIVAGDGALAQTIVMGELAQRKPVVILGNRSDAPWIGPALRSGAAICQDLAKCGLESARAMAITGPEGEANLDHARQIVAGLHRVRPAGNPLEIIVSISDDDGLPPEAGDSLISAQGRVRPAYLPDMVARRLFIDHSLDAFRWRGAHAVTVFIIGLTDVTRLYIARLLTGGHWRDGRKARLVVIDTDPLAAQAVIAKRHGTVDALSPITFARWDGTEAQIAALVSELQIEHGQPVAYVIDAGPDAEQQKLAEQIIGLHAAADIPLPPIHARTTAESSGALPDKVHAFGFEAVLADPDALMQEQHDLIARAIHEFYLEGRLGDGEKIGARAALYEWEDLSERYRADNRMVADCYQLKLRDIGCRVIAGNDRRFPSFRLRQDEEEDLARAEHDRWMVAKLADGWRFGPVRDDAARLHPDIVPFDDLSEAIKDLDREQVRVITRIVARQGGTVVRLLDLGLVPDDAPCPPLAPLIAALAEHYPDRLPRFTVEAKSDEAIAALTSEGALVHVIASSFAIPHFAYDAVTAVPAGGELPALTDNASLCVLCGNAAAPVGTPVIRLNHEGAIVQAPWLQ, encoded by the coding sequence ATGCGCGCAAGCCTGCCTTGGCGAATTGCGGCACTCGCAGGGGCGGTCGTCCTTGGCGCTGCCGGCCTTGGCACTGCGCAACCGGGGATGACGACGGCTAGCCTGACGACACAGAGCCTCGGGCTATCCATTGGAATGCTTCGGGATGATCTGGCGTGGCGGGAACTGCCATTGGCGCTTGATATCGCGCGGCTAGCCGCGCCGCTGGCGCTCATCTGGCTCGTTGCCGGATTGGTGCGTCATACGTTTGGAAACCCGTTTACGCTTGCCCGGATGAGGGCGCGGGGGGAACATCTGATTGTGGCCGGAGACGGTGCGCTGGCGCAAACGATCGTCATGGGCGAACTGGCGCAGCGCAAGCCTGTGGTGATCCTCGGCAATCGTTCGGATGCACCGTGGATCGGCCCGGCATTGCGCAGCGGTGCGGCTATTTGTCAGGACCTTGCCAAGTGCGGACTGGAATCGGCCCGCGCGATGGCCATCACCGGGCCTGAAGGGGAAGCAAACCTTGACCACGCCCGCCAGATCGTTGCGGGACTGCATCGTGTGCGACCTGCCGGAAATCCGCTGGAGATCATCGTCAGCATCTCAGATGACGACGGCCTGCCTCCAGAGGCCGGGGACAGTCTGATAAGTGCTCAAGGCCGCGTTCGGCCTGCCTATTTGCCCGACATGGTGGCACGGCGCCTGTTCATCGACCACAGCCTGGATGCCTTTCGCTGGAGGGGCGCGCATGCCGTCACCGTCTTCATCATCGGGTTGACGGACGTCACGCGCCTCTACATCGCGCGGCTGCTGACGGGCGGGCACTGGCGAGACGGCAGGAAGGCCAGACTGGTCGTCATCGATACAGACCCGCTTGCTGCACAGGCGGTCATCGCCAAGCGCCACGGGACGGTCGATGCACTGTCTCCGATAACATTCGCGCGCTGGGATGGGACGGAAGCACAGATCGCGGCGCTCGTTTCTGAATTGCAAATCGAGCATGGCCAGCCTGTGGCCTATGTCATCGACGCAGGGCCGGACGCCGAGCAGCAGAAATTGGCGGAGCAGATTATCGGCTTGCATGCCGCGGCAGACATACCTCTGCCGCCGATTCACGCACGCACCACTGCAGAATCGTCTGGCGCGCTGCCGGACAAGGTTCACGCGTTCGGATTTGAAGCGGTATTGGCCGACCCAGATGCCCTGATGCAGGAACAGCATGACCTGATCGCCCGGGCCATTCACGAGTTCTATCTCGAAGGACGACTGGGCGATGGTGAGAAGATCGGTGCGCGAGCGGCGCTGTATGAGTGGGAAGACCTGTCCGAACGATACCGCGCCGACAACCGCATGGTGGCTGACTGCTATCAGCTGAAGTTACGGGATATAGGCTGCCGCGTGATCGCCGGAAATGATCGCAGGTTTCCTTCATTCCGCCTGCGGCAGGACGAGGAAGAGGATCTGGCAAGGGCGGAGCACGACCGGTGGATGGTTGCCAAGCTGGCAGATGGATGGCGCTTCGGACCGGTGCGCGACGACGCGGCACGGCTGCACCCCGACATCGTACCGTTCGATGACCTGAGCGAGGCGATCAAGGACCTCGACCGGGAGCAGGTAAGAGTCATCACGCGGATCGTGGCACGCCAGGGTGGCACCGTGGTTCGGTTGTTGGACCTGGGCCTGGTCCCTGATGATGCACCTTGCCCTCCCCTTGCGCCCTTGATTGCAGCGCTGGCAGAACACTATCCCGACCGTTTGCCGCGCTTTACGGTCGAAGCGAAGTCAGACGAGGCAATCGCTGCGCTGACGAGCGAGGGCGCGTTGGTGCACGTGATTGCCAGCAGCTTTGCCATCCCGCATTTTGCATATGATGCGGTTACCGCCGTGCCTGCGGGAGGAGAACTGCCGGCATTGACCGACAACGCCAGCCTGTGCGTTCTGTGCGGTAATGCCGCCGCGCCGGTCGGCACACCTGTCATCCGCCTCAACCATGAAGGAGCCATTGTGCAAGCGCCATGGCTACAGTGA
- a CDS encoding C1 family peptidase, producing MSLIQGRLARGAGVIGLVIAALAPAGAWAQPSDAAPVFMTGAEPIDAAEYDTLPKVGQFRAFLPKQVDLTPLFPKPGYQGAQPNCVAWATTYAAHSFLVAEAASGAVPTPDPMSPAYVYNRLRKPGSACDRAIRIVDALKLLQTEGTVTLSEFPDEISRCAIPAPEALIGKAKVNRLSDWRAISRSKRADGSKVVLDDIKGALSRGEPVVFAMPVTPEFKALRGDVVYRHTMPENTNWHAMAVIGYDEGRQAFRVVNSWGTFWGDAGYVWIDYATFGLLVGEAYAMKMQPAQAKPVPSPSPVPVPMPVPVPVDPYLAFTKQAAAVSCGKISSSRTNGRLTVSGFGGDEAEIAALRVAATAVDGRVEWKVGTHRWPQCEAELTLSDALVPGDVKIAALTEGGKRRGGNPVMMKAGDIFGITANGTASRPWLSIVYLQADGSAVELYRGNAGDRPVTIGLGGKQETRFQVGAPFGDEMIIALSSTAPLFGPSTADYATERQFLTALRSVLAQGKTESVSAAVLRLRTTR from the coding sequence ATGTCGTTGATACAAGGCCGATTGGCCCGCGGTGCCGGGGTGATCGGACTGGTGATCGCTGCATTGGCACCAGCGGGTGCATGGGCACAGCCGAGCGATGCCGCGCCCGTGTTCATGACTGGCGCAGAGCCGATAGACGCGGCCGAATATGATACACTGCCGAAAGTCGGGCAGTTCCGGGCCTTCCTGCCCAAGCAGGTCGACCTGACCCCGCTGTTTCCCAAGCCGGGATATCAGGGGGCTCAGCCAAACTGCGTTGCGTGGGCCACCACATATGCCGCGCACTCGTTTCTTGTCGCCGAGGCAGCGTCCGGAGCGGTGCCCACCCCCGACCCGATGAGTCCGGCCTACGTCTACAATCGCCTGCGCAAGCCCGGTTCGGCTTGCGATCGCGCAATCCGCATCGTCGATGCTCTCAAGCTGCTGCAAACCGAAGGCACGGTCACGCTGTCGGAATTTCCCGACGAGATTTCCCGCTGCGCCATTCCTGCGCCGGAAGCCCTGATCGGCAAGGCGAAAGTCAACCGGCTGTCTGATTGGCGGGCCATCAGCCGGTCGAAGCGGGCCGATGGATCGAAGGTCGTGCTGGACGATATCAAGGGCGCGCTTTCGCGCGGCGAACCGGTCGTCTTCGCCATGCCGGTAACGCCCGAATTCAAGGCACTGCGCGGTGATGTCGTCTACCGCCATACCATGCCGGAAAACACGAACTGGCATGCCATGGCAGTGATCGGATACGACGAAGGGCGGCAGGCGTTCCGCGTCGTCAATTCCTGGGGCACGTTCTGGGGCGATGCAGGCTATGTCTGGATCGATTATGCGACGTTCGGGCTGCTCGTCGGTGAAGCCTATGCCATGAAAATGCAGCCGGCGCAGGCCAAGCCCGTGCCGTCACCCTCCCCGGTTCCGGTGCCTATGCCTGTGCCTGTGCCTGTCGATCCCTATCTCGCCTTCACCAAGCAGGCAGCGGCTGTCAGTTGCGGGAAGATTTCATCGTCGAGGACAAACGGCCGCCTTACGGTCAGCGGTTTCGGCGGTGATGAAGCAGAAATTGCCGCCCTCCGTGTGGCCGCGACGGCTGTTGACGGCCGCGTCGAGTGGAAAGTGGGCACCCATCGTTGGCCCCAATGCGAGGCGGAACTGACCCTGTCCGACGCTCTTGTGCCCGGTGACGTCAAGATCGCGGCGCTTACCGAAGGAGGCAAGCGCCGCGGCGGCAACCCGGTAATGATGAAGGCAGGCGACATCTTTGGGATCACCGCGAATGGGACGGCCAGCCGTCCATGGCTGAGCATCGTCTATCTTCAAGCCGATGGCAGCGCGGTAGAACTTTATCGCGGCAATGCCGGAGACCGGCCGGTGACGATCGGCCTTGGCGGGAAACAGGAGACAAGGTTTCAGGTCGGCGCTCCTTTTGGCGACGAAATGATCATCGCACTGTCGTCTACCGCGCCGCTGTTCGGCCCTTCCACTGCAGACTACGCAACCGAGCGGCAATTCCTTACGGCGCTCCGCAGCGTGCTGGCCCAAGGTAAAACGGAAAGCGTATCAGCAGCAGTGCTGCGACTTCGCACGACCCGATAA
- a CDS encoding SUMF1/EgtB/PvdO family nonheme iron enzyme, which translates to MAFAPGTVAQAASGGPRLALVIANGQYRNFDKLVVTANDGDRMASALTATGFVNATGSGAVEAYRDLDLVQMRQKIAEFREALKAAGPEAFGVLYFSGHGAALSSYGDLVLLPVDAPPQLGSDHVSLTRARLTRELLGSGAKNVLIVLDMCRNVLDVPPEVARDPGMVADAARSTSGVVGSKGLRRIVRDTDTALRPDQGYLVAFSTSADQVAFDNGAFSRILAEEVRRPLQNIADALKRTSDRVAVAGLKGGKTLQKPTFDYGLQGSPPCFVSCDANAQDRFYDCANCPYLRAIPSGTAVVGSTASEAGRGSDEPIQRQVTIERPFAMSVFEVTISEWAACVRDRACRPVADWSKENPNPLLPATGISFEDAQAYVAWLSVQSGLPYRLPTEVEWEYAARANSSSVFPWGDEISPSDANYDQTASYRGSPTSPYRGYPEAVAAYPPNAFGLYQMAGNAWEWTDGCGDGQCKARILRGGSFESTPGELRVANRLAVGGGRKRDDSGLRIVRDLNADEVIH; encoded by the coding sequence ATGGCGTTCGCGCCAGGTACCGTCGCGCAGGCGGCCAGCGGAGGCCCCCGTCTCGCGCTCGTCATCGCCAATGGGCAATACCGCAATTTCGACAAGCTGGTCGTTACCGCGAATGACGGTGACAGGATGGCCAGCGCACTGACCGCAACGGGTTTCGTCAACGCTACTGGCAGCGGCGCGGTGGAGGCGTACCGCGATCTCGATCTTGTCCAGATGCGCCAGAAAATCGCGGAGTTTCGTGAGGCGCTGAAAGCGGCAGGGCCTGAAGCTTTCGGCGTCCTTTATTTTTCGGGACATGGCGCCGCGCTTTCCAGTTATGGCGATCTTGTCCTGCTGCCGGTTGACGCTCCGCCGCAATTGGGCAGCGATCACGTATCGCTTACCCGCGCTCGCCTGACGCGCGAACTGCTCGGGTCTGGCGCGAAAAATGTCCTGATCGTGCTGGATATGTGCCGAAACGTCCTTGATGTGCCGCCTGAAGTGGCGCGCGATCCGGGCATGGTCGCCGATGCAGCGCGTTCGACAAGCGGTGTTGTCGGCAGCAAGGGCTTGCGCCGCATCGTTCGTGACACGGACACCGCGCTGCGCCCCGATCAAGGCTATCTTGTCGCTTTCTCGACCAGCGCTGATCAGGTCGCGTTCGACAACGGCGCCTTCTCGCGCATCCTTGCCGAGGAAGTACGGCGGCCCTTGCAGAACATCGCCGACGCGCTGAAGCGCACCTCGGATCGCGTCGCCGTGGCAGGTCTGAAAGGCGGGAAGACGCTGCAGAAGCCCACGTTCGATTATGGCCTGCAAGGCAGTCCGCCCTGCTTCGTTTCCTGCGATGCCAACGCGCAAGACCGGTTCTACGATTGTGCGAATTGCCCTTATCTCAGGGCCATTCCTTCAGGCACCGCCGTTGTGGGTTCCACCGCGAGCGAGGCGGGCAGAGGATCGGATGAGCCGATCCAGCGGCAAGTGACGATCGAGCGACCATTCGCGATGAGCGTCTTTGAAGTCACCATCAGCGAGTGGGCAGCTTGCGTGCGTGATCGCGCCTGTCGGCCGGTGGCGGACTGGTCCAAGGAAAACCCCAATCCGCTCCTGCCCGCCACGGGCATCAGCTTTGAAGATGCGCAGGCCTATGTAGCGTGGCTTTCCGTCCAGTCAGGCCTGCCCTATCGCCTGCCTACCGAAGTCGAATGGGAGTACGCGGCGCGCGCAAATTCGAGCTCGGTATTTCCTTGGGGTGACGAGATTTCGCCAAGCGACGCCAATTACGATCAGACGGCTAGTTATCGCGGGTCGCCCACATCGCCCTATCGCGGCTATCCCGAAGCTGTTGCGGCCTACCCTCCCAACGCCTTCGGACTTTACCAGATGGCGGGCAATGCATGGGAATGGACAGACGGTTGCGGCGATGGGCAGTGCAAGGCGCGCATCCTGCGGGGCGGATCGTTCGAAAGCACGCCCGGCGAACTCCGCGTTGCCAACCGGCTGGCGGTGGGCGGTGGGCGCAAGCGCGATGATTCAGGTTTGCGCATCGTGCGCGATCTCAACGCCGACGAGGTGATCCACTGA
- a CDS encoding caspase family protein — MVSSRQVTAGVLLGLSAMMPTSAHAEVRALLVGVSRFSSPVIPDLEGPANDLSAMETLARKEGATDVTVLRDDSVTRTTVETALHALGLRSRPGDWILLYYSGHGAQAEAKVKGTRDGDQDQFLPLAGFDPDNQDPDRFIVDKDFYDWLARYVAPEVQILMVADTCHSGTLHRSIDPRSYRFTPRLALRAASASLQLVPRPGPKFPAVLDYQTGDSTHPAGSLEREDLPNLIYIAAAQDEELAQETPMPTEEGPSRGLLTYAFEEGLSNHGPDGKTLLADLDADGAVTAAEIAVYVDSQVRTLTGQRQTPKTSYITGKEATRLFATPLVPKASPAPAALPAIFAQDKRAKTMLSSPAANWKIAAAANDADFVWDYITGALVRRSGDVVASQVTSAAQLVGVLDKWNAVEALRPMINESRAQISVSPQREGARYAAGATVKVALRSGTGLQPGAYATVFNVASDGTIQRLFPVDPSDGTGQLQPDGVLQLIEAQVVAPFGVDHVVAVVSQADQAEFRAFLQTVDGQRGMGKLVEPIKRILAAAPGRSSVSIAEIYTGN, encoded by the coding sequence GTGGTCAGCAGCAGGCAAGTCACGGCAGGTGTTCTTCTTGGCCTGTCCGCCATGATGCCGACGAGCGCCCATGCTGAGGTGCGCGCACTTCTTGTGGGCGTTTCGCGCTTCAGCTCGCCAGTCATCCCCGACCTTGAAGGCCCGGCTAACGATCTTTCTGCAATGGAGACTTTGGCCCGCAAGGAAGGCGCAACCGACGTCACTGTCCTGCGTGACGACAGCGTCACCCGGACGACCGTGGAAACTGCTCTGCATGCGCTGGGATTGCGGTCGCGCCCAGGGGATTGGATCTTGCTGTATTACTCGGGCCACGGGGCGCAGGCCGAAGCGAAAGTAAAGGGCACGCGCGACGGGGATCAGGACCAGTTTCTGCCGTTGGCGGGCTTCGATCCTGATAATCAGGATCCCGACCGTTTTATCGTCGACAAGGATTTCTATGACTGGCTGGCACGTTACGTCGCGCCGGAAGTACAGATTCTCATGGTGGCCGATACCTGTCATTCGGGCACGCTGCATCGCTCAATCGATCCCCGCTCGTACCGGTTCACGCCCCGCCTTGCCCTGCGAGCGGCCTCGGCCAGTCTGCAGCTCGTTCCGCGTCCGGGGCCGAAATTCCCTGCCGTGCTGGATTACCAGACCGGCGACAGCACCCACCCCGCCGGCTCGCTGGAGCGCGAGGATCTGCCCAACCTGATCTATATCGCGGCGGCGCAGGATGAGGAACTCGCGCAGGAAACGCCGATGCCAACCGAAGAAGGTCCGTCGCGCGGATTGCTGACTTATGCGTTCGAGGAAGGCCTTTCAAACCATGGGCCCGACGGAAAGACGCTGCTGGCGGACCTCGATGCCGATGGGGCCGTCACTGCGGCGGAGATTGCCGTCTATGTCGATAGCCAGGTTCGCACACTGACCGGGCAGCGCCAGACGCCGAAGACCTCCTATATAACAGGCAAGGAAGCGACTCGCCTCTTCGCCACGCCATTGGTGCCGAAAGCGTCCCCGGCTCCTGCAGCGCTTCCCGCGATTTTCGCGCAGGACAAGCGCGCCAAGACGATGCTGTCATCGCCTGCCGCCAACTGGAAGATTGCCGCAGCGGCGAACGACGCAGATTTTGTCTGGGACTACATAACCGGGGCGCTGGTACGGCGGTCAGGAGACGTGGTCGCGTCTCAGGTGACGTCCGCGGCCCAGTTGGTCGGCGTACTTGACAAGTGGAACGCCGTCGAAGCGTTGCGGCCGATGATCAACGAGTCGCGCGCGCAGATTTCCGTTTCGCCACAACGCGAAGGCGCACGGTACGCTGCCGGTGCGACGGTCAAGGTTGCACTTCGCTCAGGCACCGGATTGCAACCGGGAGCCTATGCCACGGTCTTCAACGTTGCGTCAGACGGAACCATCCAGCGGCTGTTCCCTGTCGATCCTTCTGATGGAACCGGGCAATTGCAGCCCGATGGCGTGCTGCAATTGATCGAAGCGCAGGTCGTTGCGCCATTCGGCGTGGATCACGTCGTCGCAGTGGTATCACAGGCGGATCAGGCCGAGTTCCGGGCATTCCTCCAGACTGTCGACGGCCAGCGCGGGATGGGCAAGCTGGTGGAACCGATCAAGCGCATCCTTGCTGCTGCACCGGGGCGCAGCAGCGTTTCCATCGCGGAAATCTATACCGGTAACTGA
- a CDS encoding TIR domain-containing protein, which translates to MVLQNFAHGFNTYALFRDQPMRYAAFISYSHQDRKVAKWLHRAIETYRIPRDLTRDGADAGDEGVEAERISPTVLRPVFRDDEELGGAAELGPKLEAALAAAEALIVVCSPAAAASQWVDKEIRTFRLKHPEAPVLAVIAHGRRGDPYAECFPEALCWGIKQDGSLDRDSPVEPLAPDLQKAAKATVKLKLIAGLLGVGYSRLTRREARRRQRFLIFACSAAAVLLVILSGLTITAVTSAREAIRERNAAIAARDLAERRAWLAQQAASQIRSFATDADCTVR; encoded by the coding sequence ATGGTATTGCAGAACTTCGCGCATGGCTTCAACACGTATGCACTATTTCGGGATCAACCGATGCGATATGCAGCATTCATCAGTTACAGCCACCAGGACCGGAAGGTCGCCAAGTGGCTGCACCGGGCGATCGAAACGTACCGCATCCCCCGCGACCTGACGCGCGACGGGGCAGATGCTGGCGACGAGGGTGTGGAAGCGGAGCGTATTTCTCCCACAGTCTTGCGCCCCGTCTTCCGCGATGACGAAGAGCTGGGCGGCGCCGCCGAACTCGGGCCCAAGCTCGAAGCGGCATTGGCGGCTGCCGAAGCGCTCATCGTGGTCTGCTCACCTGCCGCCGCCGCGTCGCAATGGGTCGACAAGGAAATCCGCACCTTCCGTTTGAAACACCCGGAAGCGCCGGTGCTGGCTGTCATCGCGCACGGCCGGCGCGGAGATCCGTATGCCGAGTGCTTTCCCGAGGCCTTGTGCTGGGGCATCAAGCAGGATGGATCGCTCGACCGGGACAGCCCGGTTGAGCCTTTGGCGCCCGATCTCCAGAAAGCGGCGAAAGCCACGGTCAAGCTCAAGCTGATCGCCGGTCTGCTTGGGGTGGGCTACAGCAGACTTACGAGGCGCGAAGCGCGCAGGCGTCAGCGCTTTCTGATTTTTGCATGTAGCGCTGCGGCGGTGTTGCTGGTGATTCTGTCGGGACTGACAATTACCGCCGTCACCTCTGCCCGAGAAGCCATCCGGGAACGTAACGCAGCAATCGCGGCCCGTGATCTTGCTGAACGGCGCGCATGGCTGGCGCAACAGGCGGCAAGTCAGATCCGCAGTTTCGCTACTGATGCTGATTGCACCGTTCGTTAA